TTCACAGTGTTGTTCCCGCACAAGTCATGAGGCTCGAATTTGCAAACATCCGGTTCATCTTCACCCCCAATCCCAGGGTCTGCTTCCCCTTGATACCCCTCAAGGTGCTCTTTGCTGTCCTCTTGCTCGCTCTGAACCCAACAAGCTTCATGTCCTGCATTACGGATGCTGCCCTCTACAGGAGCGGAGGGCTCATTAGTTCTAGTGGGAGAGACTGCAGTGCTGATGGAAGCAGGAGAGGTGGAGACGGAGACGTCCTCAAAGCAGTTGGACACGACTGAGAATTCAGAAGGAGTATGACTGATGCTCCCTTGCTCCTCTTCAACATCCAcactctccatctcttcctctgatTCTCGATCTAGTCCCACATGATCAGAAAATCCATTTACATTGGTCACTATTTCTTCACCGGGGTTTTCAGAATAGAAACCATTGTTTCctgtatgtattttcatgaCATCAGAGTTTGtatcctcttctttctctgaaTCCTTGCTATGAGTTGTTTGCGTCTTCGGCTCCTCATTTCGCTCAGCTGATCTTATCTCTCCAACATCACAGCCGCTTTGGGAGTCTGGCCGAAAGTGTTTAGATTCCAGGTCAGGGTTTGGTACAACCAAAACAGAGTTAGAGTTTTCTAACCCGTGCAGGccttccttctcttcctcctctctcttttgctGCTCCTTCCTCATTCCCTTCACCTCACTGTTCAGCCTGGTTGGGATGCCTCTCCTCGGACTTTCACCTTCCTCATGCTCCTCCTGGCTCTCCCTCCTCCGTGCTTTCCTTCCACACTGAGTACAGGTTTTAGGAGAAGCATTATGGCAGCATCTAGGACTCCTGCATGCCCCCTCTTTCTCCTGTCTGGCTCGCTTGCCGTCCTGTTGCGGGCTGGGAAACTGTTTGCTATCCAGGCCTCCTTTGTCTTGCTCTTCCTGCCTTTCTTCCACAGTGATTTCTCCAGCAGGATCCTCCCTGCTcctctgctgcctctctctgctCGCGCCTGTTTTCTCTCGGCCTGCTGCATTACCGGACTTCCTCCATCTCCGGCCAGATCGCACTCTAACCCGGTTTGCTCCAGTCTGTGCTGGCTGAGTTGGCCCATTGTCCCTCCTCCCGGCTAGGGtgtctctgcctcctcctcctcctcctgtcttccCTCTCAGCCATCCCCCGACCACACTGGAGGCTGCGCTGGTTGTCACACCAGAACCGGGCTTAGCCGTTGAGTACAAACAGCTTCCTTTCTCGGTCCGGAGAAAGAGGCATTGAGTCTGTGTCTTCCCGTTGccctctgacgtcttcagagTGGCAACTGTTACCAAAGCTCCGATCCCAGTCTGTCTGGCATCCAGCCCCAAGGGAAGCCCGTACCCCATGCGACCCCACTCCCCGCTCAGGTACACATCTGCAGGCCTGGGGCAGGAAGTTGAACTCCCTCTGCCTGAAGGTGGAGCTGTGGGGGCTTGTCCTCCTCCCAGCAGACCTCCAGCCTTCCTGCGGTTCTTGGAACACAGGGCCCAGGCTCGGAGGCCCCGTATCAGCGGCAAATCTCCAAGACCCAGCTCCAGCCGGCTGGGGAAAGGCAGAGAGGCTCTGGAGCACTTCTGGAGCATCTCCCGGGTGGAGCCTGACATATTCAGGCAAGggtagttgttgttgttattctgctgGAGCATGGTGCCTGTTGTTGGCCTCAtctatgttttattgtttcgTCCTCGCTTATCCTTTATTAAAATGCAGCCTGTCAGGTGGAGTCGAATTCTCATTTGTGAGAGGGAACGCTGCCACTATCAAGAGTCTATTCTTGACTCAGAGTGTGACAGCTCAAAGGTAGAAAGataatcatttgaaaaaaatacacagagcaTTATGAAATAGCTGAAATACTCTCAAGAAATTCTTAATGATTCGCTC
This is a stretch of genomic DNA from Thunnus albacares chromosome 6, fThuAlb1.1, whole genome shotgun sequence. It encodes these proteins:
- the si:ch211-14c7.2 gene encoding uncharacterized protein si:ch211-14c7.2 isoform X2, which translates into the protein MRPTTGTMLQQNNNNNYPCLNMSGSTREMLQKCSRASLPFPSRLELGLGDLPLIRGLRAWALCSKNRRKAGGLLGGGQAPTAPPSGRGSSTSCPRPADVYLSGEWGRMGYGLPLGLDARQTGIGALVTVATLKTSEGNGKTQTQCLFLRTEKGSCLYSTAKPGSGVTTSAASSVVGGWLRGKTGGGGGGRDTLAGRRDNGPTQPAQTGANRVRVRSGRRWRKSGNAAGREKTGASRERQQRSREDPAGEITVEERQEEQDKGGLDSKQFPSPQQDGKRARQEKEGACRSPRCCHNASPKTCTQCGRKARRRESQEEHEEGESPRRGIPTRLNSEVKGMRKEQQKREEEEKEGLHGLENSNSVLVVPNPDLESKHFRPDSQSGCDVGEIRSAERNEEPKTQTTHSKDSEKEEDTNNGFYSENPGEEIVTNVNGFSDHVGLDRESEEEMESVDVEEEQGSISHTPSEFSVVSNCFEDVSVSTSPASISTAVSPTRTNEPSAPVEGSIRNAGHEACWVQSEQEDSKEHLEGYQGEADPGIGGEDEPDVCKFEPHDLCGNNTVNEKFNKNRKPLFFFKNEDNNSQPEESEASPPGLRHKDPPVVETDSGIITDNSDNCSETEHNRAERRDELVWENRGDESEEENIKKRVNPEEVDGGGEIWRRECTCSELNDVDDKGDDDEKWYTEGKKDDRALQEDNCEEGKRNCALKDNWRQQEPAGDGCRKKDDGDTCGQTNGEVSGETSANVTNAACADSSTSLALSAANPAPSLPPLGSMATGLPCLEAVEGRVGATAGDGEGGQEGKRRHGRELESPEETQGEEETVATEEGRKEEEEEEEEEEDEFGVFMQAEGEPAWSKGFAMSASVPCGSRESVALGNHAITGESTHWTPSWTDSSLHQSDDTWTAFSQDLSDEGRDVAGQWWPTSAAEERKDGLSANQNLVALFAEAFPSLPDSSSSDPCDLDTVPTLTQLLRGRASQDQGLLDSFHDLNKMIGQRYKRANGVSRDLLLKTLHLEHPHTESRPVPWTANRRLSPGLPSANQHAQNAAAKRRLSYDYNRNIME
- the si:ch211-14c7.2 gene encoding uncharacterized protein si:ch211-14c7.2 isoform X1; the protein is MRPTTGTMLQQNNNNNYPCLNMSGSTREMLQKCSRASLPFPSRLELGLGDLPLIRGLRAWALCSKNRRKAGGLLGGGQAPTAPPSGRGSSTSCPRPADVYLSGEWGRMGYGLPLGLDARQTGIGALVTVATLKTSEGNGKTQTQCLFLRTEKGSCLYSTAKPGSGVTTSAASSVVGGWLRGKTGGGGGGRDTLAGRRDNGPTQPAQTGANRVRVRSGRRWRKSGNAAGREKTGASRERQQRSREDPAGEITVEERQEEQDKGGLDSKQFPSPQQDGKRARQEKEGACRSPRCCHNASPKTCTQCGRKARRRESQEEHEEGESPRRGIPTRLNSEVKGMRKEQQKREEEEKEGLHGLENSNSVLVVPNPDLESKHFRPDSQSGCDVGEIRSAERNEEPKTQTTHSKDSEKEEDTNSDVMKIHTGNNGFYSENPGEEIVTNVNGFSDHVGLDRESEEEMESVDVEEEQGSISHTPSEFSVVSNCFEDVSVSTSPASISTAVSPTRTNEPSAPVEGSIRNAGHEACWVQSEQEDSKEHLEGYQGEADPGIGGEDEPDVCKFEPHDLCGNNTVNEKFNKNRKPLFFFKNEDNNSQPEESEASPPGLRHKDPPVVETDSGIITDNSDNCSETEHNRAERRDELVWENRGDESEEENIKKRVNPEEVDGGGEIWRRECTCSELNDVDDKGDDDEKWYTEGKKDDRALQEDNCEEGKRNCALKDNWRQQEPAGDGCRKKDDGDTCGQTNGEVSGETSANVTNAACADSSTSLALSAANPAPSLPPLGSMATGLPCLEAVEGRVGATAGDGEGGQEGKRRHGRELESPEETQGEEETVATEEGRKEEEEEEEEEEDEFGVFMQAEGEPAWSKGFAMSASVPCGSRESVALGNHAITGESTHWTPSWTDSSLHQSDDTWTAFSQDLSDEGRDVAGQWWPTSAAEERKDGLSANQNLVALFAEAFPSLPDSSSSDPCDLDTVPTLTQLLRGRASQDQGLLDSFHDLNKMIGQRYKRANGVSRDLLLKTLHLEHPHTESRPVPWTANRRLSPGLPSANQHAQNAAAKRRLSYDYNRNIME